One genomic region from Apodemus sylvaticus chromosome 1, mApoSyl1.1, whole genome shotgun sequence encodes:
- the Tial1 gene encoding nucleolysin TIAR isoform X3 gives MITEQPDSRRVNSSVGFSVLQHTSNDPYCFVEFYEHRDAAAALAAMNGRKILGKEVKVNWATTPSSQKKDTSNHFHVFVGDLSPEITTEDIKSAFAPFGKISDARVVKDMATGKSKGYGFVSFYNKLDAENAIVHMGGQWLGGRQIRTNWATRKPPAPKSTQETNTKQLRFEDVVNQSSPKNCTVYCGGIASGLTDQLMRQTFSPFGQIMEIRVFPEKGYSFVRFSTHESAAHAIVSVNGTTIEGHVVKCYWGKESPDMTKNFQQVDYSQWGQWSQVYGNPQQYGQYMANGWQVPPYGVYGQPWSQQGFGVDQSPSAAWMGGFGAQPPQGQAPPPVIPPPNQAGYGMASFPTQ, from the exons CAACCCGATAGCAGAAGGGTCAACTCTTCTGTTGGATTTTCTGTTTTGCAGCATACAAGCAATGACCCATATTGCTTTGTGGAATTTTATGAACACAGAGATGCAGCGGCTGCATTAGCTGCTATGAATGGGAGAAAAATTTTGGGAAAG GAAGTCAAAGTAAACTGGGCAACAACACCAAGTAGCCAGAAAAAAGATACTTCCA ATCACTTCCATGTGTTTGTTGGGGATTTGAGTCCAGAAATTACAACAGAAGATATCAAATCAGCATTTGCCCCCTTTGGTAAAATATC GGATGCCCGCGTAGTTAAAGACATGGCAACTGGGAAGTCCAAAGGCTATGGTTTTGTATCTTTTTATAACAAACTG gATGCAGAGAATGCAATTGTGCATATGGGGGGTCAGTGGTTGGGAGGTCGGCAAATCAGAACCAATTGGGCCACACGTAAACCACCTGCCCCTAAAAGTACACAAGAAA CTAACACTAAGCAGTTAAGATTTGAAGATGTAGTAAACCAGTCAAGTCCAAAAAACTGTACTGTGTACTGTGGAGGAATTGCTTCAGGGCTGACAG ATCAACTTATGAGACAAACATTTTCACCATTTGGACAAATTATGGAAATAAGAGTTTTTCCAGAGAAGGGCTATTCCTTTGTCAG ATTTTCAACTCATGAAAGTGCAGCCCATGCCATTGTTTCTGTGAATGGTACTACAATTGAAGGACATGTGGTTAAATGCTATTGGGGTAAAGAATCTCCTGATATGACTAAAAACTTTCAACAG GTTGACTACAGTCAGTGGGGCCAGTGGAGCCAAGTGTATGGAAACCCACAACAGTACGGACAGTATATGGCAAATGGCTGGCAAGTTCCTCCCTATGGAGTATATGGGCAGCCGTGGAGCCAACAAGGATTTGGAGTAGA TCAATCACCTTCTGCTGCTTGGATGGGTGGATTTGGTGCTCAGCCTCCTCAAGGACAAGCTCCCCCCCCTGTAATACCTCCTCCCAACCAAGCTGGGTACGGAATGGCGAGTTTCCCAACACAGTGA
- the Tial1 gene encoding nucleolysin TIAR isoform X5, whose translation MDARVVKDMATGKSKGYGFVSFYNKLDAENAIVHMGGQWLGGRQIRTNWATRKPPAPKSTQETNTKQLRFEDVVNQSSPKNCTVYCGGIASGLTDQLMRQTFSPFGQIMEIRVFPEKGYSFVRFSTHESAAHAIVSVNGTTIEGHVVKCYWGKESPDMTKNFQQVDYSQWGQWSQVYGNPQQYGQYMANGWQVPPYGVYGQPWSQQGFGVDQSPSAAWMGGFGAQPPQGQAPPPVIPPPNQAGYGMASFPTQ comes from the exons AT GGATGCCCGCGTAGTTAAAGACATGGCAACTGGGAAGTCCAAAGGCTATGGTTTTGTATCTTTTTATAACAAACTG gATGCAGAGAATGCAATTGTGCATATGGGGGGTCAGTGGTTGGGAGGTCGGCAAATCAGAACCAATTGGGCCACACGTAAACCACCTGCCCCTAAAAGTACACAAGAAA CTAACACTAAGCAGTTAAGATTTGAAGATGTAGTAAACCAGTCAAGTCCAAAAAACTGTACTGTGTACTGTGGAGGAATTGCTTCAGGGCTGACAG ATCAACTTATGAGACAAACATTTTCACCATTTGGACAAATTATGGAAATAAGAGTTTTTCCAGAGAAGGGCTATTCCTTTGTCAG ATTTTCAACTCATGAAAGTGCAGCCCATGCCATTGTTTCTGTGAATGGTACTACAATTGAAGGACATGTGGTTAAATGCTATTGGGGTAAAGAATCTCCTGATATGACTAAAAACTTTCAACAG GTTGACTACAGTCAGTGGGGCCAGTGGAGCCAAGTGTATGGAAACCCACAACAGTACGGACAGTATATGGCAAATGGCTGGCAAGTTCCTCCCTATGGAGTATATGGGCAGCCGTGGAGCCAACAAGGATTTGGAGTAGA TCAATCACCTTCTGCTGCTTGGATGGGTGGATTTGGTGCTCAGCCTCCTCAAGGACAAGCTCCCCCCCCTGTAATACCTCCTCCCAACCAAGCTGGGTACGGAATGGCGAGTTTCCCAACACAGTGA